One genomic segment of Flavobacteriales bacterium includes these proteins:
- the guaA gene encoding glutamine-hydrolyzing GMP synthase produces MQEMILILDFGSQYTQLIARRVRELNVYCEIHPFNDFPEITENVKGVILSGSPFSVHSEDAPQPDVSAMKGKLPLLGVCYGAQWLAHTNGGSVEPSKVREYGRTNLSFVNNDSTLFKGVNIGSQVWMSHGDTIKQLPEGYEIIASTADVEVAGYHIPNEDTFAIQFHPEVYHSTDGKTLLQNFVGDICRFSRDWTPNSFIEDTVAQLKEQLGNDKVVLGLSGGVDSTVAAVLLDKAIGENLYCIFVDNGLLRKNEFESVLDQYKHMGLNVRGVDAKDQFIGALTGISDPEAKRKTIGRVFIEVFDQEAHKIENVKWLGQGTIYPDVIESVSVKGPSATIKSHHNVGGLPDFVKLKVVEPLNTLFKDEVRRVGRTLGINEELLGRHPFPGPGLAIRILGEITPEKVATLQEVDHIFISGLKNDGLYNDVWQAGAMLLSTVNSVGVMGDERTYENAVALRAVESTDGMTADWVHLPYEFLARISNQIINRVKGVNRVVYDISSKPPATIEWE; encoded by the coding sequence GCAGCTCATTGCCCGCCGAGTGCGCGAACTCAACGTTTATTGTGAAATCCACCCATTCAACGACTTCCCGGAGATCACCGAGAACGTAAAAGGTGTAATCCTAAGCGGTAGCCCATTCTCGGTTCATTCCGAAGATGCGCCACAGCCCGATGTGTCAGCTATGAAAGGCAAGCTCCCGCTGCTCGGTGTTTGCTACGGTGCCCAGTGGTTGGCTCACACAAACGGTGGTTCGGTAGAGCCTTCGAAGGTCAGGGAATACGGTCGCACCAATTTGAGCTTTGTCAATAACGATAGCACCTTGTTCAAAGGGGTGAATATTGGCTCGCAGGTATGGATGAGTCATGGCGACACCATCAAGCAACTCCCCGAAGGTTACGAGATCATTGCCTCTACAGCGGACGTTGAAGTGGCCGGATACCACATTCCCAATGAAGATACCTTCGCCATTCAATTCCACCCCGAGGTGTACCACAGTACGGACGGAAAGACATTGCTTCAAAACTTCGTGGGCGATATTTGCCGATTTTCGCGCGATTGGACCCCAAACAGCTTTATCGAAGACACGGTAGCTCAATTGAAAGAACAATTGGGGAACGATAAAGTGGTGCTCGGACTCTCGGGTGGAGTAGATTCTACCGTGGCAGCCGTGCTGCTCGATAAGGCCATCGGGGAGAACCTGTACTGTATATTCGTCGACAACGGATTGCTCCGCAAGAACGAGTTCGAGAGTGTTCTTGACCAGTATAAACACATGGGACTCAATGTTCGAGGAGTCGATGCCAAAGATCAGTTCATCGGAGCTTTGACCGGCATCAGCGATCCGGAAGCCAAAAGAAAAACGATTGGTCGTGTATTCATCGAAGTATTTGACCAAGAAGCGCACAAGATCGAAAACGTGAAGTGGTTGGGCCAAGGAACGATTTACCCCGATGTGATCGAGTCGGTAAGTGTTAAAGGACCATCAGCGACCATCAAGAGTCACCACAACGTCGGTGGCTTACCCGACTTCGTGAAACTCAAGGTCGTGGAGCCACTGAATACCCTGTTCAAAGATGAGGTGCGACGCGTTGGCCGCACGCTGGGCATCAATGAAGAACTGCTCGGCCGTCACCCTTTCCCCGGACCGGGATTGGCCATTCGTATCCTCGGTGAGATCACACCCGAGAAGGTGGCAACCTTGCAAGAGGTAGATCACATTTTCATCAGTGGACTCAAAAACGACGGACTGTACAACGACGTGTGGCAGGCCGGAGCGATGCTGCTTAGCACCGTGAATAGTGTAGGGGTCATGGGCGACGAGCGCACCTATGAGAATGCAGTAGCGCTCAGGGCTGTGGAATCCACGGACGGAATGACCGCCGATTGGGTACACTTGCCCTACGAGTTTCTGGCACGAATTTCGAACCAAATCATTAACCGGGTAAAAGGAGTGAACCGCGTCGTTTACGATATCAGCTCCAAGCCCCCCGCTACCATCGAATGGGAATAA